One window of Cohnella hashimotonis genomic DNA carries:
- a CDS encoding response regulator, with protein sequence MANRILVVDDAAFMRMMIRDILTKNGYEVVGEAQDGSQAIEKFKELSPDLITMDITMPEMDGIAALKEIRKMDSNAKVIMCSAMGQQAMVIDAIQAGAKDFIVKPFQADRVIEAIKKTLG encoded by the coding sequence ATGGCAAATCGTATCTTAGTCGTGGACGACGCAGCATTCATGCGCATGATGATTCGAGACATCTTGACTAAAAACGGATATGAGGTCGTAGGCGAAGCGCAGGACGGCTCGCAAGCGATCGAGAAGTTCAAGGAACTGTCTCCGGACCTTATCACGATGGACATCACGATGCCCGAGATGGACGGGATCGCCGCGCTGAAAGAAATTCGCAAGATGGATTCGAACGCGAAGGTCATCATGTGCTCCGCCATGGGCCAGCAAGCAATGGTTATCGATGCGATCCAAGCCGGCGCCAAGGACTTTATCGTCAAGCCTTTCCAAGCCGACCGCGTTATCGAAGCGATCAAAAAAACGCTGGGTTAA
- the fliY gene encoding flagellar motor switch phosphatase FliY encodes MTSKDYLSQEEIDALLRQSAGGQDSSSPSADAEMHIDDYLSALEQDALGEIGNITFGSAATALSTLLSRKVDITTPKVSMISRDRFVSEFPRPHVAVHVDYVDGFEGINSLVIKTHDAQVIADLMLGGEGNVQTEELNEIHISAVQEAMNQMMGSSATSMSTIFNRFVNISPPAVDVMDVQKNTGIEKIPPDAEFVKISFRLKIGDLIDSTIMQLLTVPFAKELVHSLIGGMDDTPAPAPQPQAAPVASAPPAQAPQYAPPAQQPQQQQPAFDYPPQQPMYGQPQYAQPQYEQPQYQMPPQQYAMPPQQPQTLGGPAGRNVNVQPVQFAGFPTGGGAHADDSNLNLLLDIPLRVTVELGRTHKQIKDILELSQGSIIELDKLAGEPVDILVNNKLIAKGEVVVIDENFGVRVTDIVSQWDRVQKIQ; translated from the coding sequence ATGACGAGTAAAGATTACTTGTCCCAGGAGGAAATAGACGCCTTGCTGCGGCAGTCCGCCGGGGGTCAGGACAGCAGCTCGCCTTCCGCCGACGCTGAGATGCACATCGACGATTATCTCTCGGCGCTGGAGCAGGACGCGCTTGGCGAGATCGGCAATATCACGTTCGGAAGCGCGGCGACGGCGCTATCGACGCTGCTTAGCAGAAAAGTGGATATCACGACGCCAAAGGTATCCATGATTTCGAGGGATCGATTCGTCAGCGAGTTTCCGAGGCCGCATGTCGCCGTTCACGTCGACTATGTGGACGGATTCGAAGGCATCAATTCCCTCGTGATCAAGACGCACGACGCGCAGGTGATCGCGGACCTGATGCTTGGCGGCGAAGGAAACGTCCAGACGGAAGAGCTCAACGAGATTCATATCAGCGCCGTTCAGGAAGCGATGAATCAAATGATGGGCTCGTCGGCGACCTCGATGTCGACGATATTCAACCGGTTCGTCAACATCTCGCCGCCGGCGGTCGACGTTATGGACGTACAGAAAAATACCGGCATCGAGAAAATTCCGCCTGACGCCGAATTCGTAAAAATCTCGTTCCGCTTAAAAATCGGAGATTTGATCGATTCGACGATTATGCAGCTGCTGACGGTGCCGTTCGCCAAAGAGCTGGTGCATTCTCTCATCGGCGGAATGGACGATACGCCGGCCCCTGCGCCGCAGCCCCAAGCTGCGCCTGTGGCCAGCGCTCCGCCCGCTCAGGCGCCGCAATACGCGCCTCCGGCGCAGCAGCCGCAACAGCAGCAGCCGGCTTTCGATTATCCGCCGCAGCAGCCGATGTACGGGCAGCCGCAATACGCGCAGCCGCAGTATGAACAGCCGCAATACCAGATGCCGCCTCAACAGTATGCAATGCCGCCTCAGCAGCCTCAGACGCTGGGCGGGCCGGCCGGCCGCAACGTAAATGTGCAGCCGGTGCAGTTTGCCGGATTCCCGACGGGAGGCGGCGCGCACGCGGACGACAGCAATTTGAATCTTTTGCTTGACATACCGCTGCGAGTCACAGTAGAGTTGGGCCGGACGCATAAACAAATCAAGGATATTCTGGAACTGTCGCAAGGTTCGATTATCGAACTGGACAAGCTTGCCGGCGAGCCGGTGGATATCCTCGTGAACAACAAGCTGATCGCCAAAGGCGAGGTCGTCGTCATCGACGAAAACTTTGGCGTTCGGGTGACGGACATCGTCAGTCAGTGGGATCGCGTTCAAAAAATCCAATAA
- the flgG gene encoding flagellar basal body rod protein FlgG, producing MLRSMYSGVSGMRGFQTKLDVIGNNIANVNTVGFKAGRVMFKDILSQSMSGVTSPVEGTTGGVNAKQIGLGVAVAAIDNIHTAGSAMTTNVSTDLRIDGDGFFAVKPSGDSDATYLTRAGNFTLDANRQLVNAEGMFVVSADGAAPITLDEGVTAFSISQNGSIVSIDQDGVQTDTGIQIGVAKVVNPSGLEKIGGNLYRMTPNANAEGELNLGTAQDAERGTGSIVAGQLEMSNVDLTNEFTEMIVAQRGFQANSRIITTSDSILEEVVNLKR from the coding sequence ATGTTGCGTTCAATGTATTCGGGCGTATCGGGCATGCGGGGATTCCAAACGAAGCTTGACGTCATCGGCAACAATATCGCCAATGTCAATACGGTCGGCTTCAAAGCGGGACGCGTCATGTTCAAGGACATCTTAAGCCAATCGATGTCCGGCGTGACTTCGCCCGTCGAGGGGACGACAGGCGGCGTCAATGCCAAGCAGATCGGTCTTGGCGTAGCCGTCGCGGCGATCGACAACATTCATACGGCGGGCAGCGCGATGACGACCAACGTTTCTACGGACCTTAGAATCGACGGCGACGGATTTTTCGCAGTCAAACCGAGCGGCGATTCGGATGCGACCTACCTGACGCGCGCCGGCAACTTTACGCTTGATGCCAACCGTCAGCTGGTCAACGCAGAAGGGATGTTCGTCGTCTCCGCGGACGGCGCAGCTCCGATCACGCTCGACGAAGGCGTAACCGCGTTTTCGATCTCGCAAAACGGCAGCATCGTATCGATCGACCAGGACGGCGTGCAGACGGATACCGGCATTCAGATCGGCGTCGCGAAGGTCGTCAATCCGAGCGGCCTGGAGAAAATCGGGGGCAACCTGTACCGGATGACGCCGAACGCGAACGCCGAAGGCGAACTGAATCTGGGCACCGCCCAGGACGCGGAACGCGGTACGGGCTCGATCGTGGCCGGACAGCTGGAAATGTCCAACGTGGACCTGACGAACGAATTCACGGAAATGATCGTCGCTCAGCGCGGCTTCCAGGCCAACTCGCGCATCATTACGACCTCCGATTCGATTCTTGAAGAAGTCGTCAACCTGAAGCGTTAA
- a CDS encoding flagellar basal body-associated FliL family protein, translating to MKKMLPWLVSLLLAITLIVIAGLYSWSTFFGKKDAGDTEAAVQESVKHVEAEALSAAERGKVTSDLNDIKTNLSDTNYIVIFGFTFQLDSAKAKTEFDEVKESLIKPIINRALWSTTPEEMQGTKGKDELVSELLNEINPVLTEGKVVKIGITNFLMQEL from the coding sequence ATGAAAAAAATGTTGCCTTGGCTTGTATCATTGCTTCTGGCGATCACGTTAATCGTAATTGCCGGGCTCTATTCCTGGTCCACCTTCTTCGGCAAGAAAGATGCCGGCGATACGGAAGCGGCGGTGCAGGAGAGCGTAAAGCATGTAGAGGCCGAAGCGCTCTCCGCAGCAGAACGGGGCAAGGTCACATCCGATTTGAACGATATAAAAACGAATTTGTCCGACACGAACTATATTGTCATTTTCGGGTTCACCTTTCAGCTTGACAGCGCCAAGGCCAAAACCGAATTCGACGAAGTAAAAGAAAGCCTGATCAAGCCGATTATCAACCGCGCGCTCTGGAGCACGACGCCGGAGGAAATGCAAGGCACGAAAGGCAAAGACGAGCTCGTGTCCGAATTGCTCAACGAGATCAATCCTGTTCTGACTGAAGGAAAGGTCGTCAAAATCGGCATTACGAACTTCTTGATGCAAGAATTGTGA
- the fliM gene encoding flagellar motor switch protein FliM, producing the protein MVDVLSQNEIDALLAALSSGEMDAEELRKEETQKKIRSYDFKRATRFSKDHIRSLTRIHENFARFLTTYFSAQLRTFVQINVVQVEQLPYDEFIRSIPKMTILNIFVAEPLEGRMVLEVHPNVAFAMLDRLLGGAGTAPSKIGSLTEIENIIMEKIFSRALETLQEAWRTVIDIEPRLEALETNPQFMQIVSPNETIALISLSTKIGDTTGMINLCIPHVVIEPIMSKLSVHHWFVSQKKTRAPEEIKLLEERVTKAQLPISAVLGTSRISIHEFLNLGVGDVITLGKSVDSGLDIRVGDKLKYIGSPGTVRDKIAVQILEVIDEGVEEVYDE; encoded by the coding sequence TTGGTTGACGTTCTGTCACAAAACGAGATCGACGCCTTGCTGGCCGCGCTGTCATCCGGGGAGATGGACGCGGAGGAGCTTCGCAAGGAAGAGACACAGAAGAAAATACGATCCTACGACTTTAAACGGGCGACGCGGTTTTCCAAGGACCATATTCGAAGCCTGACGAGAATCCACGAAAACTTCGCGCGGTTTTTAACAACGTATTTCTCGGCTCAGCTGCGAACGTTCGTGCAGATTAACGTTGTACAGGTCGAGCAGCTGCCCTACGATGAATTCATCCGTTCCATTCCGAAAATGACGATCCTGAACATTTTCGTGGCGGAGCCGCTCGAAGGCCGGATGGTTCTGGAGGTGCATCCGAACGTCGCTTTCGCCATGCTGGACAGACTGCTAGGTGGTGCCGGAACCGCGCCTTCCAAGATCGGCAGCTTGACGGAGATCGAGAATATCATTATGGAAAAGATATTCAGCCGCGCGCTCGAGACGCTCCAGGAAGCGTGGCGGACCGTGATCGATATCGAGCCCCGTCTTGAAGCGCTCGAGACGAATCCGCAGTTCATGCAGATCGTATCGCCCAACGAAACGATCGCCCTGATCTCGCTCAGCACTAAAATCGGCGATACGACGGGCATGATCAATTTGTGCATACCGCATGTCGTCATCGAGCCGATCATGTCCAAGCTGTCCGTGCATCACTGGTTCGTGTCTCAGAAGAAAACAAGGGCGCCGGAAGAGATCAAGCTCCTGGAAGAACGAGTGACGAAGGCCCAGCTGCCGATCTCCGCAGTGCTCGGAACCTCACGAATCTCGATTCACGAGTTTCTCAATCTAGGCGTTGGAGACGTGATTACGCTCGGCAAGAGCGTTGACAGCGGGCTGGACATCCGGGTCGGGGATAAGCTGAAATACATCGGTAGTCCGGGAACGGTTCGGGATAAAATCGCGGTCCAAATTCTCGAGGTTATCGACGAAGGGGTGGAAGAGGTTTATGACGAGTAA
- a CDS encoding flagellar biosynthetic protein FliO, with protein sequence MTSSWEMLWVLLVLLLMVGGIILLLRFIGRRNRGWWANRSLRSLGGLTLGANKSMQIVEWNNRIYVLGVGENVQLLESITDPDVVAALIAQYDTVEASRPAVPPWLKQLLNKGGAASSGSEAAAKSGAESGSFEQTLEKRLRELSERKQQVDRLLSDSKPADRTEEP encoded by the coding sequence ATGACTTCATCTTGGGAAATGTTGTGGGTGCTGCTCGTGCTCCTGTTGATGGTCGGCGGCATTATTCTGCTGCTGCGATTCATCGGCAGGCGCAACCGGGGGTGGTGGGCCAACCGCTCCCTCCGGTCGCTGGGCGGACTTACGCTGGGCGCAAACAAGTCGATGCAGATCGTGGAATGGAACAATCGCATCTACGTGCTAGGCGTCGGGGAAAACGTGCAGCTGCTCGAGTCCATCACCGATCCCGACGTCGTGGCGGCGCTAATCGCCCAATATGATACTGTCGAAGCTTCGCGTCCTGCAGTGCCTCCTTGGCTTAAGCAACTGCTGAACAAAGGGGGCGCAGCCTCGTCAGGCTCCGAAGCCGCCGCAAAAAGCGGCGCGGAATCGGGAAGTTTCGAGCAAACGTTGGAAAAACGCCTGCGCGAGCTATCCGAGCGCAAACAGCAGGTAGACCGGCTGCTATCGGACAGCAAGCCAGCGGATCGGACGGAAGAACCATGA
- the fliQ gene encoding flagellar biosynthesis protein FliQ — protein MSAEFVIGLAGQALFTVLKVSAPMLVIGLVVGLLVSIFQATTQIQEQTLAFIPKIVAVFLAILIFGPWILNTMVDFTSHLLGNLANYIG, from the coding sequence TTGAGCGCTGAATTCGTAATCGGCCTGGCAGGCCAAGCACTGTTTACCGTCCTTAAAGTAAGCGCGCCTATGCTGGTCATCGGCCTCGTAGTCGGATTGCTCGTCAGCATCTTTCAAGCGACTACGCAGATCCAGGAGCAGACGCTTGCCTTTATACCGAAGATTGTAGCCGTGTTTTTGGCGATTCTCATTTTCGGTCCTTGGATTTTGAATACGATGGTCGATTTTACGAGCCACCTGTTAGGCAATCTGGCCAACTATATCGGATGA
- a CDS encoding flagellar FlbD family protein, whose protein sequence is MIAVTRLNGTQFFINALLIESVEQTPDTLVTLTTGKKYIVVENSSDVIRSIRHYLRSIGIMAALTSSSDTQTEGASS, encoded by the coding sequence ATGATCGCCGTCACGCGGCTTAACGGCACGCAATTTTTTATCAACGCGCTGCTGATCGAATCGGTGGAACAAACGCCGGATACGCTCGTCACGTTGACGACCGGCAAGAAATACATCGTCGTCGAAAATAGTTCGGATGTGATCCGCTCCATACGCCATTATTTGAGAAGCATCGGCATTATGGCTGCGCTCACGAGTTCGTCCGATACGCAAACGGAGGGAGCTTCATCATGA
- the flgD gene encoding flagellar hook assembly protein FlgD codes for MTVVSKTVWSNYSTYNKTEPTGAGAELGKDQFMKILLTQLQNQDPMQPMQDKDFIAQMATFSSLEQTMNMSTELHGLSQSAALASSLIGKQVEWLGTTASGSTVTKSGVVDSIKMKNGNQFAVIGKDEVAIGDLTSVTIAAQEGEAETGE; via the coding sequence ATGACGGTCGTGTCAAAAACGGTATGGTCGAATTACTCGACCTACAACAAGACGGAGCCGACGGGAGCCGGTGCGGAGCTGGGCAAAGACCAGTTCATGAAAATCCTGCTCACGCAGCTTCAAAACCAGGATCCGATGCAGCCGATGCAGGACAAGGACTTTATCGCGCAGATGGCTACGTTCTCCTCGCTCGAGCAGACGATGAACATGTCGACGGAGCTTCACGGTCTGAGTCAATCGGCCGCGCTCGCGTCGAGCCTGATCGGCAAGCAGGTCGAATGGCTCGGTACGACGGCAAGCGGCTCGACCGTGACGAAGTCGGGCGTGGTCGACTCGATCAAAATGAAAAACGGTAATCAATTTGCCGTAATCGGCAAAGACGAAGTGGCGATCGGAGACTTGACATCCGTAACAATCGCCGCGCAGGAGGGCGAGGCGGAGACCGGTGAGTGA
- the fliP gene encoding flagellar type III secretion system pore protein FliP (The bacterial flagellar biogenesis protein FliP forms a type III secretion system (T3SS)-type pore required for flagellar assembly.): MFAVSSTAYAEPIISITAGDGSQPVGASSLSLLLMLTVLSLAPSILVLMTSFTRIVIVLGFVRTSLGTQTTPPNQVLIGLALFLTFFIMAPTISQVNEQAVQPYIKGEITQTVALEKASVPMKAFMYKHTREKDLLLFLNYTKTAKPASYQDIPITVLVPAYAISELKTAFQMGFMIFIPFLVIDMVVSSTLMAMGMMMLPPVMISLPFKILLFVLVDGWYLIVKSLLTSFQT; this comes from the coding sequence ATGTTCGCGGTATCTTCTACCGCTTACGCCGAACCGATCATCAGCATCACGGCCGGCGACGGCAGCCAGCCGGTGGGCGCTTCCTCTTTGTCCTTGCTGTTGATGCTGACCGTTCTCAGCCTGGCTCCGTCGATACTGGTGCTGATGACAAGCTTCACGCGGATCGTAATCGTACTCGGGTTCGTACGCACTTCGCTCGGAACGCAGACGACGCCGCCTAACCAGGTATTGATCGGGCTTGCTTTGTTTTTGACCTTTTTTATTATGGCTCCGACGATCTCGCAAGTGAACGAACAGGCAGTCCAGCCTTACATTAAAGGCGAGATCACGCAGACGGTCGCGCTGGAGAAGGCATCGGTACCGATGAAAGCCTTCATGTACAAGCACACGCGGGAAAAGGATCTTTTGCTCTTCTTGAACTATACGAAGACGGCGAAGCCGGCATCCTATCAGGATATTCCGATCACGGTGCTCGTCCCGGCCTATGCGATCAGCGAGCTGAAGACCGCTTTCCAGATGGGCTTTATGATCTTTATTCCCTTTCTCGTAATCGACATGGTCGTTTCCAGTACATTGATGGCCATGGGGATGATGATGCTTCCCCCCGTCATGATTTCGCTGCCGTTCAAGATTTTGTTGTTCGTGCTTGTCGACGGGTGGTATTTGATCGTCAAATCGCTCCTGACGAGTTTCCAGACTTGA
- a CDS encoding flagellar hook-length control protein FliK, translating into MNIQSTNAASGTSAGGAGASKATAAGGIFQGVLVQKIDAAGPAEGKNAAMANPMPGLLGMLSAALAIAPNDSQPAEPSQAADELSQLLDGLEEQLAQLQQGNELPDSQMDQLAELLASLQTLLQPKMLQIPSVTESTTATDAQGQLQPDAASAIQSQPAFSLTALQDAVQALRTLLQAGKLTSGEIAETGASIKNVLLAGQDIPAANTGNRSKTAQHVSFTDRIAKARSDDGDVAVNVEVKKTYAVFKEPVVYWNLNANAATEDSAPSAASVPADSLPGVEEQPANLNWQSLIGDPASKPDLSASVKQQIPVTVPGQQFAEQMDKFLVKQFTLSGGNGISEANINLHPEHLGEVQIRLTIQHGVLNAQFVAHNEAARELLDNQMAQLRGTLQSQGIQVDRVEVVQHQPQASESSAFLFQEQRRQQSGNGESKRSNGAGVETLEEFEEELERSASLRDAGYGSALNVIA; encoded by the coding sequence ATGAACATTCAATCGACAAACGCAGCTTCCGGAACGAGCGCGGGAGGAGCCGGCGCGTCTAAAGCGACTGCGGCTGGCGGAATTTTTCAAGGCGTACTGGTGCAAAAAATTGATGCGGCAGGTCCGGCCGAAGGCAAAAACGCAGCCATGGCTAACCCAATGCCGGGATTGCTCGGCATGCTGAGCGCGGCGCTGGCGATCGCGCCAAACGATTCTCAGCCTGCCGAACCAAGCCAAGCTGCGGATGAGTTGTCGCAGCTGCTGGACGGCCTGGAGGAGCAGTTGGCTCAGCTTCAGCAGGGCAATGAGCTGCCGGATTCGCAAATGGATCAGCTGGCTGAGCTGCTTGCAAGCTTACAGACGCTGCTGCAGCCCAAGATGTTGCAGATCCCCTCAGTGACCGAATCTACGACCGCAACCGACGCACAGGGCCAACTTCAACCTGATGCTGCATCAGCCATTCAGTCGCAGCCGGCCTTCTCGTTGACCGCTTTACAGGATGCCGTACAAGCGCTGCGCACGCTGCTGCAAGCCGGCAAGCTGACGAGCGGCGAGATTGCCGAGACCGGAGCGAGCATTAAAAATGTGTTGCTGGCGGGGCAGGACATTCCTGCGGCAAACACAGGCAATCGCAGCAAGACGGCACAGCACGTCTCGTTTACAGATCGCATTGCCAAAGCGAGATCGGATGACGGGGATGTTGCCGTTAACGTGGAAGTGAAGAAGACGTATGCGGTTTTCAAGGAACCGGTCGTTTACTGGAATCTGAATGCCAACGCAGCGACGGAGGATTCGGCGCCGTCCGCGGCTTCCGTGCCGGCAGATTCGTTGCCGGGCGTTGAAGAGCAGCCTGCGAACCTGAATTGGCAGTCGTTGATCGGCGATCCTGCTTCGAAGCCGGACCTGTCGGCAAGCGTCAAGCAACAAATTCCGGTTACCGTACCGGGTCAACAATTCGCGGAGCAAATGGACAAGTTCCTGGTGAAGCAGTTCACGCTGTCCGGCGGCAACGGCATTTCCGAAGCGAATATCAATCTGCATCCCGAGCATCTGGGCGAAGTGCAGATCAGGCTTACGATTCAGCACGGCGTACTGAACGCGCAATTTGTCGCTCACAACGAAGCGGCTAGGGAATTGCTCGACAATCAAATGGCGCAGCTGCGAGGGACGCTTCAGAGTCAAGGGATTCAGGTGGACCGCGTAGAGGTCGTTCAGCATCAGCCGCAAGCGTCGGAAAGCTCTGCCTTCTTGTTCCAGGAGCAGCGCAGACAGCAATCGGGGAACGGCGAGTCCAAGCGATCGAACGGCGCCGGCGTGGAAACGTTGGAGGAATTTGAAGAAGAACTCGAGCGTTCCGCTTCCTTGAGAGACGCCGGATACGGCAGCGCGCTGAACGTGATCGCCTAA
- the flhB gene encoding flagellar biosynthesis protein FlhB, which yields MSREGENALTANRLRMDLQRFAGEKTERGTPKKRSDAREKGQVAKSPEIASAFILVATISVMMALGPFFHEKIFALFGDIFRRQLSMEVTDANVMGLFASYTVQMLLILAPILIVTLLVALAANYVQIGWLFTAKPLQPKFSKLNPLAGLKNIFGLRSVMEFLKSSLKLIIVGVIVYLIIWGEREKIMSLAYVPIEQTLSYVAGLMVRVGLLVGVALAILAFGDYFYQKYEYEKSLKMSKQDIKDEHKNSEGDPFIKGKIKEKQRRMAMMRMMQEVPKADVIITNPTHFAVALQYDASRMDAPRIIAKGQDYMALRIRQIAKDNGVITMENKPLARALFQQAEIGDTVPADLFQAVAEVLAYVYRLKGRRNV from the coding sequence ATGAGCCGTGAAGGAGAGAACGCGTTGACCGCCAATCGTTTGCGGATGGATCTTCAGCGCTTTGCCGGCGAAAAGACGGAGAGAGGAACGCCGAAAAAGCGTTCGGACGCCCGCGAGAAAGGCCAGGTCGCCAAAAGCCCGGAGATCGCAAGCGCATTTATATTAGTGGCGACGATCAGCGTCATGATGGCGCTCGGCCCTTTTTTTCATGAAAAGATATTCGCGTTGTTCGGGGACATTTTCAGAAGACAACTGTCGATGGAAGTCACCGACGCCAACGTAATGGGGTTATTCGCGAGCTATACGGTGCAAATGCTGCTTATTCTCGCCCCGATCCTGATCGTTACCTTGCTGGTTGCGCTCGCCGCAAACTACGTTCAGATCGGATGGTTGTTTACGGCAAAGCCGCTGCAGCCCAAATTCAGCAAGCTTAATCCGCTTGCCGGCTTAAAAAATATTTTCGGTCTCCGGTCCGTCATGGAATTTCTGAAAAGCTCGCTGAAGTTGATTATCGTGGGCGTCATCGTCTATTTGATCATCTGGGGCGAAAGAGAAAAAATCATGTCTCTGGCTTACGTGCCGATCGAGCAAACGCTATCCTACGTAGCCGGGCTTATGGTTAGAGTCGGTCTTCTCGTTGGCGTCGCCTTGGCAATCCTGGCTTTCGGAGACTACTTCTATCAGAAGTACGAATACGAGAAAAGCTTGAAGATGAGCAAGCAGGACATTAAGGACGAGCATAAAAACTCGGAAGGCGACCCGTTCATTAAAGGCAAAATCAAAGAGAAGCAGCGCCGCATGGCTATGATGCGGATGATGCAGGAAGTTCCGAAAGCCGATGTCATCATCACGAACCCGACTCACTTCGCGGTGGCGCTCCAGTACGATGCTTCGCGCATGGATGCGCCGAGAATCATTGCCAAAGGCCAGGATTATATGGCCCTTCGGATCAGGCAGATCGCCAAAGACAACGGCGTTATAACGATGGAAAACAAGCCGCTTGCACGCGCGCTCTTCCAGCAGGCAGAGATCGGGGACACCGTTCCCGCAGACCTGTTCCAAGCTGTAGCGGAGGTGCTGGCTTACGTATACAGGCTCAAGGGACGCCGCAATGTTTAA
- a CDS encoding TIGR02530 family flagellar biosynthesis protein produces the protein MSDPLINLNVGFAARNAAPIVPTARPVIRGSKDDKLQDGNAFKTMLSAQSLKFSQHAEQRLAQRGIKLGPEQLSAIATAVDQASAKGAKDSLVLYQNMAMIVNVPSRTVITAMDDKSMQQHVFTNIDSAVVVK, from the coding sequence GTGAGTGATCCGCTGATCAACCTGAATGTAGGATTTGCAGCACGCAATGCAGCGCCGATCGTACCGACGGCCAGACCGGTTATTCGAGGGTCGAAGGATGACAAGCTGCAGGACGGCAACGCGTTCAAAACGATGCTGTCGGCACAGTCGCTCAAGTTCAGCCAGCATGCCGAACAGCGGCTCGCGCAGCGGGGCATCAAGCTTGGGCCCGAGCAGCTGAGCGCTATCGCAACCGCCGTCGATCAAGCATCGGCCAAAGGCGCCAAGGATTCGCTTGTTCTGTATCAGAACATGGCGATGATCGTTAACGTACCAAGCCGCACCGTCATTACGGCCATGGACGACAAATCGATGCAGCAGCATGTCTTTACGAATATCGATAGCGCCGTCGTGGTCAAATAA
- the fliR gene encoding flagellar biosynthetic protein FliR: MTTEAIMQVVPAYMLVLCRISAFIVVAPVFSSRNIPGPFKAGISVFIALLVFLTVGFDQAVPTDATYIFSIFKEILAGLVIGYTASLFFTLIQTAGTLIDIQMGLGIANILDPVSGVSAPLFGNLKYMMMILVFLSINGHHYLLGAIMNSYKWLPLNNDLFGSVGEGRITEFLVRTFADTFLLALQISTPIVVAMFLTDFGLGLLARTAPQYNVFVIGIPLKILIGLALLILLLPGFTTIFQIVFDRMFDALEKLFVIMKTT, translated from the coding sequence ATGACGACCGAAGCCATCATGCAGGTTGTGCCTGCCTACATGCTCGTGTTGTGTCGGATTTCGGCTTTTATTGTCGTCGCGCCCGTGTTTTCTTCACGGAATATTCCAGGTCCCTTCAAAGCGGGCATCAGCGTATTTATCGCACTGTTGGTTTTCTTGACCGTTGGATTCGACCAGGCGGTTCCGACCGACGCGACTTACATTTTCTCGATATTCAAAGAAATATTGGCGGGACTTGTGATCGGTTATACGGCTTCGTTGTTTTTTACATTAATTCAAACGGCCGGCACGCTGATCGATATTCAGATGGGTCTCGGCATCGCCAATATACTGGATCCCGTATCGGGCGTCTCTGCGCCGCTGTTCGGCAATTTGAAGTATATGATGATGATCCTGGTTTTTCTATCGATTAACGGACATCACTATCTGCTCGGCGCCATCATGAACAGCTATAAATGGCTGCCGCTGAACAACGATTTGTTTGGCAGTGTGGGCGAAGGCCGAATAACGGAGTTTCTGGTGCGTACGTTTGCGGATACGTTCTTGCTCGCGCTGCAGATCTCGACGCCGATCGTCGTGGCGATGTTTCTTACCGACTTCGGACTTGGACTGCTGGCCCGCACGGCTCCGCAATACAATGTTTTTGTTATCGGCATTCCGCTCAAAATTTTGATAGGCCTGGCATTGTTGATTTTGTTGCTGCCGGGATTCACTACGATATTCCAAATCGTGTTCGATCGCATGTTCGATGCGCTGGAGAAGCTGTTCGTCATCATGAAGACCACATAA